In Garra rufa chromosome 14, GarRuf1.0, whole genome shotgun sequence, the genomic stretch CAACAGAAAAATTCAAAAGTGAGAAAATGTGTGAAGTACATGTGCTTGAAGCCTTTTTGGTTGTTTCTCTTGACTTTAGGCAAACTCTTAAAATTTTTGCATATGAGAACAAAATTAATGCTAGAGGAGCAACAATGGTCACAATAATACCGATTAAGCCAGAGATGTTGTTTGCTGTGGTTTCTGAGCACGCCAGTTTCACGAGCATGTAGTTGTCGCACCATACTTTGTCAATTACATTTCCACACAACTTTAGCCGTACACTCAAAGAAAAATTAATAGAGAATTTGAGCAGTGATGCTGACCACCCCAGAGCAATCAGTGTAACTGTCTTTGCAGGAGACATGATTCTATGATATTCCAAAGGGTAACAGATAGCCACATATCTGTCATAAGACATGACTGCTAAATTACAGAATTCTAATGATGCATACGTATACAAAACAAATATTTGAGCATGACAAAGGGTTAGTGAAACTTCTGGAATCTTTGACAGTAACATATTATTTAAAAGGGATGGAAATAAAGAAATGCTGCCATATAATTCATTTACACACAAACtgcataacaaaacatacataggTTCATGCAAGGACTTCTCCTTCCATATTATTCCAATAATTACCTGATTTGCAATAATGACTGCAACAAACAACAGGatcaaaacaataaaacataaataCTTAATATTCCCAATATCAATGTATCCAGCCAATATAATGGTCGTAAAATGTGTTGAATTATCCATAAATGACAGATAATAGCATTAAATAGTAAACAGTTGATCATATAATCAGCATATACGGTAGATGTTGTAGCCGTTTGATTCACAAAGGTGAAACATTTCAAATTATCATCTGTAAACAAAGAAAAAGTACAATTTGTAATAAAACAATACGTGTAAGTTGCAAAAGCAATGTAtaggtaaaaacaaaaacaaaacaaaaaacaactacCTTTCGCTGATAAAGAGATGTCTTGAAGAGAACGGATTGTCAATTGCCAGGTGAAAGTTATTTTGAATCAGTCATGTAAACCTATAATAAGAAATTTAGTGGATTTAAAAACAATCACTAATAAAATCCTGCCATCAAGATTATCAACCTAACAGGTATAAAATAACTATTTGGAATCCATCATGAGGGAAACTCATGAGTTTTATTATGTTGTGCTGGTGAAGCATCAGCATTTATAATACAAGACGAGCACACAAGGGAATGCTGACATGGCATGTTAAATGACGTAATTGGTTTCAG encodes the following:
- the LOC141284410 gene encoding olfactory receptor 11A1-like, encoding MDNSTHFTTIILAGYIDIGNIKYLCFIVLILLFVAVIIANQVIIGIIWKEKSLHEPMYVLLCSLCVNELYGSISLFPSLLNNMLLSKIPEVSLTLCHAQIFVLYTYASLEFCNLAVMSYDRYVAICYPLEYHRIMSPAKTVTLIALGWSASLLKFSINFSLSVRLKLCGNVIDKVWCDNYMLVKLACSETTANNISGLIGIIVTIVAPLALILFSYAKILRVCLKSRETTKKASSTCTSHIFSLLNFSVGCLFEMIESRFNKVSMPPVLRVILSLYFPICTPLINPIMYGMRLSKIKSALKKCIYPWNHIKPYDNSL